A genome region from Cyprinus carpio isolate SPL01 chromosome B23, ASM1834038v1, whole genome shotgun sequence includes the following:
- the LOC109064527 gene encoding PRA1 family protein 3-like — MMAGMELAPFRPWGDFFPGFDRFSRPEVSDLSRWNNRVISNLLYYQTNYFAAALVVILIVGFMNPLGMFLGGAVVALVFMGSVWAGENKAMIKNFKKRNPTLFVVGVLGISYFLLSLCGGVMVFLFGITFPMLLILIHASLRLRSMKNKLENKIEGVGLKKTPMGVILDLLDQQEEKINKIQDFLESKLKD, encoded by the exons ATGATGGCAGGGATGGAGCTGGCACCCTTCAGGCCGTGGGGGGATTTTTTCCCCGGTTTTGACCGCTTCTCCAGACCCGAGGTGTCTGATTTAAGCAGGTGGAATAACAGAGTGATCAGCAATCTGCTTTATTATCAGACCAACTACTTCGCAGCCGCTCTCGTTGTAATTCTGATTGTCGG GTTCATGAACCCTCTGGGCATGTTTCTTGGTGGGGCGGTTGTGGCGCTGGTCTTCATGGGCTCAGTGTGGGCAGGAGAGAATAAAGCTATGATCAAGAACTTCAAGAAGAGAAATCCCACCTTGTTTGTTGTGGGTGTCCTGGGAATCAGCTACTTCCTGTTGTCCTTGTGTGGAGGAGTGATGGTGTTTCTCTTTGGTATCACATTCCCCATGCTCT TGATCCTCATCCACGCTTCTCTGAGACTTCGCAGCATGAAGAACAAGTTGGAGAACAAGATCGAGGGCGTTGGCCTGAAGAAGACGCCCATGGGAGTCATACTGGATCTCCTGGATCAACAAGAAGAGAAAATCAACAAAATCCAGGATTTCCTGGAGAGTAAGCTGAAAGATTGA